Proteins encoded within one genomic window of Candidatus Giovannonibacteria bacterium:
- a CDS encoding type II secretion system protein, producing the protein MGIALKKRGFTIIELLVVLGIIGLMAAIAMVLFSPSAAKGRDARREEDIKSVQSALNLYINQKNVYPVCQQETAIDGSNDCLSSLLLSEGAIKTMPLDPKYTGSGSCGGANSFLYCYQSADGISYTIRYFLETNSIRGKNPGWQTVNP; encoded by the coding sequence ATGGGGATAGCGCTTAAAAAACGGGGGTTTACCATAATAGAGCTTTTGGTGGTTCTGGGGATTATCGGGCTGATGGCGGCTATCGCCATGGTTTTGTTTTCTCCCTCCGCCGCCAAGGGGAGAGATGCCCGGCGCGAGGAGGATATTAAATCCGTACAAAGCGCGCTTAATCTTTACATAAACCAAAAAAACGTTTATCCCGTCTGCCAGCAGGAAACCGCGATAGACGGCAGCAATGATTGCCTTTCGTCTTTGCTTCTTTCGGAAGGGGCGATAAAAACTATGCCATTGGACCCAAAATACACCGGCTCTGGGAGCTGCGGCGGGGCAAACTCGTTTTTATACTGCTACCAATCCGCGGACGGCATTTCTTACACCATCCGGTATTTTTTAGAAACTAATTCCATCAGGGGCAAGAATCCCGGATGGCAGACGGTAAACCCATGA
- a CDS encoding response regulator: MNPTKVLIVDDDAFLLDMYAIKFKESGFAVDIAKNGEEALAKSKSAEPDVILLDIVMPKMDGFDVLRALKKDNLAPNAVIVILTNLGQKEDVERGLKLGATDYIVKAHFTPSEVVAKVRGLLGSKTQASGGPASGASGDFHI; encoded by the coding sequence ATGAACCCGACAAAGGTTTTGATAGTTGACGACGACGCTTTCCTTTTGGACATGTACGCCATCAAGTTCAAGGAGTCCGGCTTCGCGGTTGATATTGCGAAAAACGGCGAGGAGGCGCTCGCTAAATCCAAAAGCGCAGAACCGGACGTGATACTTTTGGATATCGTTATGCCAAAAATGGACGGGTTTGACGTGCTGCGCGCGCTCAAAAAAGACAATCTCGCGCCGAACGCCGTCATTGTGATTTTGACGAATCTTGGGCAAAAGGAGGACGTTGAACGGGGGCTTAAGCTTGGCGCGACCGATTACATAGTAAAAGCGCATTTCACGCCGTCGGAGGTTGTGGCGAAAGTGAGGGGGCTTTTGGGCAGTAAGACGCAGGCATCCGGCGGGCCGGCATCCGGCGCGTCCGGTGATTTCCATATTTAA
- a CDS encoding type II/IV secretion system protein: MAAKGILDVLAASGDVTLQEATEVKKMARSKNISIEEELLERGLDEQKILNAKGEALGIPVLSLAGKKIPFDLLKNIPEESARHYQFAPVGQENGMISIGMIDPDNIEAREALKFIAARLNQPFKIFLISRRDLAGVLEEYKGISGEVTKVLGELEVALSEEPTLPKALERAETSFVEEAPITKMVAVILRHATEGRASDVHIEPGRDKLRVRFRVDGILYTSLFLPMKVHDSIVSRVKILTNMQLDEKRKPQDGRFSARIENREIDFRVSTFPTYFGEKVAIRILDPETGIKTLDDLGFSEDDYKKVKNALSEPYGLILLTGPTGSGKSTTLYAMLKSLNEDRWNTVSLEDPVEYAIQGINQSQVRPEIGYDFAEGLRHILRQDPDVIMVGEIRDKETAQLAIHAALTGHLVLATLHTNTAVGVIPRLIDMGVDPYLIAPTLIMAIGQRLVRTLCEDSKEEVPLEGKTKEVILKEIEAMPDGVKKKIKLPKAIYRPKISGTCPKGSKGRIAIFEVLGATKELEALILEKAPEPKIEEEARKQGMTTLRQDGILRVLEGKIGLEELLEVI; this comes from the coding sequence ATGGCGGCGAAGGGAATTTTAGACGTTTTGGCGGCTTCCGGAGACGTTACGCTCCAGGAGGCGACCGAAGTAAAAAAAATGGCGCGGAGCAAAAACATCTCCATTGAAGAGGAGCTCTTGGAGCGCGGATTGGACGAGCAGAAAATTTTAAACGCCAAAGGCGAGGCGCTGGGCATCCCGGTGCTGTCCTTGGCAGGCAAAAAAATTCCTTTTGACCTTTTAAAAAATATTCCGGAGGAATCCGCCCGGCATTACCAGTTCGCGCCGGTGGGGCAGGAAAACGGGATGATTTCCATCGGCATGATTGACCCAGACAACATTGAGGCCAGAGAAGCGCTTAAATTTATCGCGGCCCGGCTCAACCAGCCGTTTAAAATTTTCCTCATCTCGCGCCGCGACCTGGCTGGCGTGCTTGAAGAGTACAAAGGCATCTCCGGCGAGGTGACGAAAGTTTTGGGCGAGCTTGAGGTGGCGCTTTCCGAGGAGCCGACTTTGCCGAAAGCGCTTGAGCGCGCGGAAACCTCGTTCGTTGAAGAAGCCCCCATCACAAAAATGGTGGCGGTGATTTTGCGGCACGCGACCGAGGGCCGGGCCTCCGACGTCCACATTGAGCCGGGCAGGGATAAGCTCCGCGTTCGCTTCCGCGTGGACGGCATTCTATATACCAGTCTTTTTTTGCCGATGAAAGTGCATGACTCTATTGTCTCGCGCGTAAAAATCCTCACCAATATGCAGCTGGACGAAAAGCGAAAGCCCCAGGACGGCCGCTTCAGCGCGAGAATTGAAAACCGCGAAATTGATTTCAGGGTTTCCACTTTCCCGACTTATTTCGGCGAGAAAGTCGCCATCCGCATCTTGGACCCCGAGACCGGGATTAAGACCCTGGACGACCTCGGCTTTTCCGAAGACGATTACAAAAAAGTCAAAAACGCCCTCTCCGAGCCCTACGGCCTGATTTTGCTCACCGGCCCCACCGGTTCCGGAAAATCAACCACGCTTTACGCGATGCTTAAATCCTTAAACGAAGACCGCTGGAACACGGTCAGTTTGGAAGACCCTGTTGAATACGCCATCCAGGGCATAAACCAATCGCAGGTCCGGCCGGAAATCGGCTACGATTTTGCGGAGGGCCTTCGGCATATTCTCCGCCAGGACCCGGATGTTATAATGGTAGGCGAGATACGCGACAAAGAAACCGCCCAGCTTGCCATACACGCCGCCCTTACCGGGCATCTGGTTTTAGCGACCTTGCATACCAACACCGCGGTCGGGGTTATTCCCCGGCTCATAGACATGGGGGTGGACCCGTATCTCATCGCCCCGACTTTGATTATGGCCATAGGCCAGCGGCTGGTGCGGACGCTTTGCGAAGATTCCAAAGAAGAGGTGCCGCTGGAAGGCAAGACGAAAGAAGTCATTTTAAAAGAGATTGAAGCGATGCCCGACGGCGTAAAGAAAAAAATCAAACTGCCGAAAGCGATTTACCGGCCGAAGATTTCCGGAACCTGCCCCAAGGGCTCAAAAGGGCGCATCGCCATTTTTGAGGTCTTAGGAGCAACCAAGGAACTGGAGGCGCTTATCCTTGAAAAAGCTCCGGAGCCGAAAATAGAAGAAGAGGCCCGGAAGCAAGGGATGACAACTTTGCGTCAAGACGGCATTTTGAGGGTGCTGGAAGGCAAGATTGGACTGGAAGAGCTGTTGGAAGTAATATAG
- the pilM gene encoding type IV pilus assembly protein PilM, whose translation MDFASLLEKFGLKNPSQLFKRESRFLGVDIGTSSIKLVQLRKERERAILETYGELSLAKYGDGNVSRSVRLIDTKLTEALKDIARESQVSAKAAIVSIPLKDSFLTSMDLPEMSEENMKEAVPYEARKYIPIPVSEVIMDWWILPPESREASETSIGSGKRKFHKVLLAAVPKETILKYKGIFDGAGFAAVAFEIEVFSFARAALKRDFGAVLLMDIGASSVKMTIADGGVVRASHSFDRGSQELTLALSQSLGVDWERAEILKRESGVIRRPETEGVASVIEPLVELWASEGERFLLDWKRRGGRAVSKVVLGGGGAMLKGVGDVFVKKFGVEVLVANPFSKVVYPAFLEPALKEVGAAFASAVGLALREF comes from the coding sequence ATGGATTTCGCGTCGCTATTGGAAAAGTTTGGCCTAAAAAACCCATCCCAGCTTTTTAAGCGTGAAAGCCGGTTCTTGGGCGTAGATATCGGAACGTCTTCCATTAAGCTCGTTCAGCTTCGGAAGGAGCGTGAACGCGCGATTCTGGAGACCTATGGAGAGCTGTCGCTTGCTAAATACGGCGACGGCAACGTCAGCCGGTCGGTTCGGCTTATTGACACCAAGCTTACCGAGGCGCTCAAAGACATCGCGCGGGAGTCACAAGTGAGCGCCAAGGCGGCCATTGTTTCCATTCCTTTAAAAGACAGCTTTCTCACCTCAATGGATTTGCCGGAGATGAGCGAGGAAAATATGAAAGAAGCCGTGCCGTACGAAGCGCGGAAATATATTCCCATACCTGTAAGCGAAGTGATAATGGATTGGTGGATTTTGCCGCCGGAGAGCAGAGAGGCCTCCGAAACTTCAATCGGCTCCGGAAAAAGAAAATTCCACAAAGTGCTTTTGGCTGCCGTGCCCAAAGAAACGATTTTGAAATACAAAGGCATTTTTGACGGCGCAGGATTCGCCGCGGTCGCCTTTGAGATAGAAGTGTTTTCTTTCGCCCGCGCGGCTTTAAAGCGCGATTTCGGGGCGGTGCTTTTGATGGATATAGGCGCTTCTTCGGTGAAGATGACAATCGCCGACGGCGGAGTGGTAAGGGCTTCGCACAGCTTTGACCGCGGCTCGCAGGAGCTTACCTTGGCGCTTTCGCAGTCCTTGGGGGTGGATTGGGAGAGAGCGGAGATTTTAAAAAGGGAAAGCGGAGTAATCCGCCGGCCGGAGACGGAAGGCGTGGCCTCGGTGATTGAGCCCTTAGTTGAGCTTTGGGCTTCCGAGGGCGAAAGGTTTTTGCTGGATTGGAAAAGGCGCGGCGGCCGGGCGGTGTCCAAAGTGGTTTTGGGGGGCGGAGGAGCAATGCTTAAGGGGGTGGGGGATGTGTTTGTAAAAAAATTCGGGGTGGAAGTTTTAGTCGCGAACCCCTTTTCAAAAGTTGTTTATCCGGCATTTTTGGAGCCGGCGTTAAAAGAAGTTGGCGCGGCCTTCGCGAGCGCCGTGGGCCTCGCCTTAAGGGAGTTTTAA
- the recG gene encoding ATP-dependent DNA helicase RecG, translated as MDLATPLEQIFKQLTPRQKAALKNLGLKTVRDLLYHFPYRYENPADLKKIGEVFEGEKVRIWGRVKKIDYEKTWKKKLNIAYATVEDPTGRIRIVWFRQPYIAKMLPEGACAIFSGKVAMRGQEKYIANPLYDIVPCSVIPAFSREDAAKLQPLYPATAGLSSLWISKAISRILPKIDVTEFLPREIVGKYHLPELNTALRWAHFPKTEDHASAAKKRFAFEEVFLMQLLRMSQKEEIKKASGIKLTDIDSLKDEFIKLLPFGLTGAQKKAVEEVLKDLKSGHPMNRLLEGDVGSGKTAVAGCAAYIIAKNGMQATYMAPTEILARQHFETFYKLLTGMGTKIGLLTSSISEKFPSKINLKLSTHVSKSQLLKWVREGEIQILIGTHSLIEKSVVFKKLGLAMVDEQHRFGVMQRSRLFKKSSLAPHFLTMTATPIPRTLALTIYADLDVSLIDEMPADRKPIETKIVPPKERNLAYEFIRSKLAEGGQAFVICPRIEPKDPSKEGWIKAEMKSVKEEYKKLKEKIFPELEIGIMHGKLTPKEKEGTMRKFREGKIKILVSTSVVEVGVDVPNATIMLIEGAERFGLAQLHQFRGRVGRGEKKSYCFILAGSYSANIFRRLKALTTAKTGFELAEYDLEFRGAGELAGHRQWGISDIGMEALRNLKMVEAARTEARAIIEERALEKYPLLQEKIRRLQTEPLHFE; from the coding sequence ATGGATTTGGCCACTCCTCTTGAGCAAATTTTTAAGCAACTGACGCCGAGGCAGAAAGCGGCGCTGAAAAACTTGGGGTTAAAAACGGTTCGCGATCTTTTGTACCATTTCCCCTACCGCTATGAAAATCCGGCGGATTTAAAAAAAATCGGCGAAGTTTTTGAGGGCGAAAAAGTGCGCATTTGGGGGCGCGTTAAAAAAATTGACTACGAAAAAACCTGGAAGAAAAAACTGAACATCGCCTACGCCACGGTTGAAGACCCGACCGGGCGGATTAGGATTGTCTGGTTCCGCCAGCCCTACATCGCTAAAATGCTCCCGGAGGGGGCTTGCGCCATTTTTTCCGGAAAAGTAGCGATGCGCGGGCAGGAAAAATATATCGCCAACCCGCTTTATGATATCGTCCCCTGTAGCGTGATACCGGCTTTTTCACGCGAGGATGCCGCAAAACTCCAGCCACTTTACCCCGCCACGGCGGGACTTTCCTCCCTTTGGATATCCAAGGCGATTTCAAGAATACTGCCCAAAATTGATGTCACCGAATTTTTGCCCAGAGAAATTGTCGGGAAATACCATCTGCCGGAATTAAATACCGCGCTCCGCTGGGCGCATTTCCCAAAAACTGAAGACCACGCCTCGGCCGCGAAAAAACGCTTCGCGTTTGAAGAAGTTTTTTTGATGCAGCTCCTCCGAATGTCGCAAAAAGAGGAAATCAAAAAGGCCTCGGGCATAAAACTCACGGATATTGACTCTCTAAAAGACGAATTTATTAAACTATTGCCTTTCGGGCTGACCGGCGCGCAAAAAAAAGCGGTTGAAGAAGTTTTAAAGGACTTAAAATCCGGCCATCCCATGAACCGGCTTTTGGAAGGCGATGTGGGAAGCGGCAAAACAGCCGTCGCCGGCTGCGCCGCCTACATCATCGCTAAAAATGGCATGCAGGCGACTTATATGGCGCCGACGGAAATTTTGGCGAGGCAGCATTTTGAAACCTTTTATAAATTGCTCACGGGCATGGGAACAAAAATCGGGCTTTTGACTTCATCCATCTCCGAAAAATTCCCTTCAAAAATAAATCTGAAGCTCTCCACGCACGTCTCCAAAAGCCAGCTTTTAAAATGGGTTCGCGAGGGCGAGATCCAAATTTTAATCGGCACGCATTCGCTCATTGAAAAAAGCGTCGTGTTTAAAAAGCTGGGGCTCGCGATGGTTGACGAACAGCACCGGTTCGGCGTCATGCAGCGCTCGCGGCTTTTTAAAAAGTCTTCTTTAGCCCCTCATTTTTTGACTATGACCGCGACCCCGATCCCCAGAACGCTGGCTCTTACAATCTACGCTGATTTGGATGTTTCTTTAATTGATGAAATGCCCGCAGACAGAAAGCCGATTGAGACAAAAATTGTCCCGCCAAAAGAAAGAAATTTGGCGTATGAGTTTATAAGAAGCAAACTTGCCGAAGGCGGCCAGGCGTTTGTGATTTGCCCAAGAATTGAACCAAAAGACCCAAGCAAAGAAGGATGGATTAAAGCAGAGATGAAATCCGTTAAAGAAGAATATAAAAAACTGAAAGAAAAAATCTTTCCGGAGCTTGAAATCGGAATCATGCACGGTAAGCTCACTCCCAAAGAAAAAGAGGGAACCATGCGAAAGTTCCGTGAAGGAAAAATTAAAATCTTGGTTTCCACTTCCGTGGTTGAGGTCGGAGTAGACGTTCCCAACGCGACAATAATGCTCATTGAGGGCGCGGAGAGGTTCGGCCTTGCCCAGCTTCACCAATTTCGCGGAAGAGTGGGGAGAGGCGAAAAAAAATCTTACTGCTTTATTTTGGCCGGGAGTTATTCGGCCAATATTTTCAGGCGCTTAAAAGCGCTCACAACCGCCAAAACCGGGTTTGAACTCGCCGAATACGATCTGGAATTCCGCGGTGCCGGCGAGCTTGCGGGACATCGCCAATGGGGCATCTCCGACATTGGGATGGAGGCCTTGCGGAATTTAAAAATGGTGGAAGCCGCCCGCACAGAAGCCCGCGCGATTATTGAAGAAAGGGCTTTAGAAAAATATCCGCTTTTACAGGAAAAAATAAGGCGGCTCCAGACAGAACCGCTGCATTTTGAATAA
- a CDS encoding glycosyltransferase family 2 protein, producing MENKKSYLKIAFSPELAGRDRLIYRALEIFPGALAWGTLSGMFLASYFIPVYAAFFIIIFDLYWLVKTVFLSLHLRANAGRMKMHLGTDWAERLRRLRAEHVWHLVVFPMANESREVVKSSVEAILKSAWPKERMIIALSYEERYGGHGREVAEKILAEFGSSLPNIFSTMHSAGLEGEIPGKGGNETWAAREAKRIFIDPRKIPYENIIVSSFDIDTQIYPQYFECLAWHFLAAKNPVQASYQPVPVFNNNIWAAPALSRVVATSGTFWQMMQQERPERMVTFSSHSMSFKTLVDLDFWQTNIVSEDSRIFWNSLLFYDGRYESIPLSYPVSMDANLAPTFWRTVKNVYRQQRRWAWGVENFPYVAFGFLKNKKIPFRTKAYYIFNMVEGYWSWSTNALLLFALGWLPVFLGGREFNTLVLAYNLPTITRTIMTFAMVGLVTSAIISMQLLPPRPPHYGKLRTMSMVLQWILVPFTIIAFGAIPALDAQTRLMLGKYMGFWITPKHRK from the coding sequence ATGGAAAATAAAAAATCTTATCTGAAAATAGCGTTCTCGCCGGAACTCGCGGGAAGGGACCGGCTGATTTACCGCGCGCTGGAAATCTTTCCGGGGGCTTTAGCGTGGGGGACGCTTTCGGGAATGTTTTTGGCTTCTTATTTTATTCCGGTCTATGCCGCCTTTTTTATAATTATTTTTGACCTTTACTGGCTTGTGAAAACCGTTTTTTTGTCGCTGCATCTGCGGGCAAACGCCGGGAGGATGAAAATGCACCTCGGGACTGACTGGGCGGAAAGATTGCGCCGCTTACGCGCGGAACATGTCTGGCACTTGGTTGTTTTCCCGATGGCCAACGAATCCCGCGAAGTGGTAAAAAGCTCCGTTGAGGCGATTTTGAAAAGTGCCTGGCCAAAGGAGAGGATGATAATCGCGCTCTCTTACGAGGAGCGGTACGGCGGGCACGGCAGGGAAGTGGCGGAGAAAATTTTGGCTGAATTCGGCAGCTCGCTGCCCAATATTTTCTCAACAATGCATTCCGCGGGCCTGGAGGGCGAGATACCGGGCAAAGGGGGGAATGAAACCTGGGCGGCCAGGGAAGCAAAAAGGATTTTTATAGACCCGCGAAAAATCCCTTACGAAAACATAATTGTATCTTCCTTTGACATAGACACGCAGATTTATCCGCAGTATTTTGAGTGTCTCGCCTGGCATTTTCTTGCCGCAAAAAATCCGGTACAGGCCTCCTATCAGCCAGTGCCGGTTTTCAACAATAACATCTGGGCCGCGCCGGCGCTCTCTCGGGTTGTCGCGACATCTGGCACTTTCTGGCAGATGATGCAGCAGGAACGGCCGGAGCGCATGGTCACCTTTTCATCGCACTCCATGAGCTTTAAAACGCTTGTCGATTTGGATTTTTGGCAGACAAATATCGTATCCGAGGATTCGCGGATTTTCTGGAATTCACTTCTTTTCTATGACGGCCGATACGAATCCATCCCGCTTTCTTACCCGGTTTCTATGGACGCGAATTTGGCGCCGACTTTTTGGCGCACCGTAAAAAACGTTTACCGCCAGCAAAGGCGCTGGGCGTGGGGTGTGGAGAATTTCCCTTACGTCGCCTTCGGATTTTTGAAGAATAAAAAAATCCCTTTCCGTACCAAGGCATATTATATTTTTAATATGGTTGAGGGATACTGGTCCTGGTCCACGAACGCGCTTTTGCTTTTTGCTTTAGGATGGCTCCCGGTGTTTTTGGGGGGAAGGGAATTTAACACTTTGGTTTTGGCGTACAATCTGCCGACAATCACCCGCACGATTATGACTTTCGCGATGGTGGGGCTGGTTACTTCAGCGATAATTTCAATGCAGCTTCTGCCTCCGCGCCCGCCGCATTATGGAAAATTGCGGACGATGAGCATGGTTTTACAATGGATTTTGGTGCCGTTTACCATCATCGCCTTCGGCGCGATTCCCGCATTAGACGCCCAGACCCGCCTCATGCTCGGCAAATATATGGGTTTTTGGATAACCCCGAAACACAGGAAATAA
- a CDS encoding ComF family protein gives MNGFRERIIHTSRLIGGRVLDLFFPQKCVSCSKPGETLCAACRSALFRPGGQCLVCGFRNNDGKICREHRLGKLKILWAGRYDGALKDAVWNLKYKNRKALAEPLAKMLFQKFSEMFPTALPSQGGDFKNENFIIVPVPLHKNKLRRRGFNQAELLARGFSKLSNIQLLTGSLLKIKETPAQVDVQNRETRLKNLDGAFSADSEKLTAYGVGHKAIILIDDVSTTGATLIHASAALQRAGAQKIIGLVAAHGG, from the coding sequence ATGAACGGCTTCCGTGAAAGGATTATCCACACATCCCGCCTCATCGGCGGGCGGGTTTTAGACCTCTTTTTCCCCCAAAAATGCGTTTCCTGCTCCAAGCCCGGCGAGACATTGTGCGCCGCCTGCCGCAGCGCGCTCTTCAGGCCCGGCGGGCAGTGCTTAGTATGCGGGTTCAGGAATAACGACGGAAAAATTTGCCGCGAGCACCGCCTGGGGAAGTTAAAGATTCTTTGGGCCGGGAGATACGACGGCGCGCTCAAAGACGCGGTCTGGAATTTAAAATATAAAAACAGAAAAGCGCTGGCGGAGCCGCTTGCCAAGATGCTTTTTCAAAAATTCTCCGAGATGTTTCCGACTGCCTTGCCAAGTCAAGGCGGGGATTTCAAAAACGAAAATTTTATAATCGTCCCTGTCCCGCTCCACAAAAACAAATTGCGCCGGCGGGGATTCAACCAAGCCGAGCTTTTGGCCCGCGGGTTTTCAAAACTTTCCAATATCCAACTCCTAACCGGCTCACTTCTAAAAATAAAAGAAACCCCCGCGCAGGTGGATGTCCAAAACAGAGAAACGAGATTAAAAAATCTGGATGGGGCGTTTTCGGCAGATTCTGAAAAACTTACGGCTTACGGCGTAGGGCATAAAGCAATTATTTTAATTGACGACGTTTCAACCACCGGCGCGACTCTAATCCATGCTTCAGCCGCGCTTCAGCGCGCAGGCGCCCAAAAAATAATCGGGCTTGTTGCTGCGCACGGGGGGTAG
- a CDS encoding ABC transporter substrate-binding protein, translating to MWKKLLVPALIVIVAAGLIIWLAGPSQKQPKNYRIGIIKPSPSLEPAVKGFKSEMAKLGYKEGVNLEYVAAEAAQDKAATEERLKALIESPVDLIVVTGVRETRSIREATEKFSPSLPVVFGVVSDPVGSGVVKAIQSSGNNLTGVTPANEILVAKRAKLVLGLVPSAKRLVMAWNNPNTSGIENLRAQIKELGVELFDKKVNDAKELDNFLATFRPRPGDIYIRATDTVSADRVKEIVEWGLKNKVPVSGTNIGDAERGAFMSYGADYESIGFQVARLADRIFKGAKPSELPIEPPGKVELIVNSQTAEKLGITIPQSAAIGVNKFIK from the coding sequence ATGTGGAAAAAACTGTTAGTCCCGGCTTTAATCGTAATCGTGGCGGCGGGCTTAATAATATGGCTGGCGGGGCCAAGCCAAAAACAGCCCAAAAACTACAGGATAGGAATTATAAAACCCTCCCCCTCTCTTGAGCCGGCCGTAAAAGGATTTAAATCCGAGATGGCAAAATTGGGGTATAAAGAAGGTGTGAATTTGGAATACGTCGCGGCAGAGGCGGCGCAGGACAAAGCGGCCACCGAAGAGCGCCTCAAAGCATTAATTGAGTCCCCGGTGGATTTAATAGTCGTAACCGGCGTGCGCGAAACGCGCTCAATCAGGGAAGCCACGGAAAAATTTTCTCCGTCGCTCCCCGTCGTGTTCGGAGTGGTTTCCGATCCGGTTGGCAGCGGCGTCGTTAAAGCCATCCAAAGCTCCGGCAACAATCTAACGGGGGTCACCCCGGCCAATGAGATATTGGTCGCCAAGCGGGCAAAGCTGGTTTTAGGCCTTGTGCCGTCAGCCAAGCGCCTGGTTATGGCCTGGAATAATCCGAACACCAGCGGAATAGAAAATCTTCGCGCGCAAATAAAAGAGCTCGGGGTGGAACTTTTTGACAAAAAAGTCAACGACGCGAAAGAATTAGATAATTTTTTGGCGACGTTCAGGCCGCGGCCGGGCGATATTTATATAAGAGCGACGGACACCGTAAGCGCGGACAGGGTCAAAGAAATTGTTGAATGGGGGCTGAAAAATAAAGTGCCGGTTTCCGGCACCAACATCGGAGACGCGGAGCGCGGCGCCTTTATGAGCTACGGGGCGGATTATGAATCAATCGGCTTTCAGGTGGCGCGGCTGGCTGACAGAATTTTCAAAGGCGCCAAGCCGTCCGAATTGCCCATTGAGCCGCCGGGCAAAGTTGAATTGATAGTAAACTCCCAAACCGCCGAAAAGCTGGGCATCACAATCCCCCAATCCGCCGCAATCGGAGTGAATAAGTTCATTAAGTAA